The genomic interval CCTCGTCCGGCGCATGGCTAAGGCCGGAAGCTGGTGCGAACTTTACGAGGGTGGCGGCATGACCTCCTGGTTCTTCGATCCGCTCACGCCACTCCATTACGAGCTCCTAGTTATCGACCCGCCGTGGGATTTCGGCCTTTACAGCGACAAGGGCAACCAGAAGGCGGCGCAGCGCCACTATTCATGCATGAAGGATGACGAGATCCTGGCGATGCCAGTGGGTCAGCTGGCGTCGATAGATTGCCTTCTTTACCTCTGGGCGACTGCTCCACAGCTTCCTTTGGCAATCGAGTGCTGCAAGGCTTGGGGCTTTGAATACAAGTCGTTCATGGTCTGGCGAAAGCTGACGCCCGGCGGCAAGGAACGGATGGGAACCGGCTACCGTGTCC from Rhizobium lentis carries:
- a CDS encoding MT-A70 family methyltransferase, producing the protein MTSWFFDPLTPLHYELLVIDPPWDFGLYSDKGNQKAAQRHYSCMKDDEILAMPVGQLASIDCLLYLWATAPQLPLAIECCKAWGFEYKSFMVWRKLTPGGKERMGTGYRVRTTGEIVIVGALGNPKQSTVPRTVFDGIAREHSRKPDEFYALCDRVMPHARRADVFARESRAGWHSFGNEATKFDEVAA